TGAAAACTATGAAGATATAATAGAGGACCTCGACCAGGCACTATCGGCGTTATAGCTCGATCAATGTTTTACACACTAGCCGGAGAGGCTAGCTCACATACATACATACATCAAGCATTGTGTTTGGGGATTGTTAAACCTAGGGCGTATCCACCCCTAAAAACCTGTATAGTACTGGCTCCAGCCGTTTCCTAACCTCAAAGATGTGATAGCCGACTAGTATCTCCTTAGGCCACCTAGACGACTTCCTACGCGCCTCATCCCAGAGCCTCATATGCTTCCTCGGTAGGAATACCACTACCTCCCGGAGCCCCCTAGCAGTTAGGTTAAACATAACCTTCGCCAGTATGTCTGTCACTAAGCTGTGAAGCTTGGGGTTTTCGAGCACGATCTCCGGTGGGACTTCATAGCAGCAAGCAGGGTACTCCTCAGCCTTCTCGTATGGGACTAGGACTAGGAGGTCGCTGAAGTATAGCCATTCTATGCCGCGTGGTTTGTTAGCCTTGCTGTCCCATAGGCCTAGACGGCGGAGGAGACCGCGAATACGTCTACTCACGGGGCTCTTGGTGTAAGGCTTGACATTACTGCAAGGTGTTACTATCGCAACGCTGCTCTGGGGCGTGTATTCCTCTCGGAGCCATGTCCACCACTTTGCTACTGCCGGGTGCTTGAATGCTTGAGGGCCGACAAGCTGTGGATCCAGAGGGGCTTCGTGGCGGGGCAAGAATCTCCCCTCACTGTCTTTACGGAAGCTTATCCTGCTAGGCCTAGCTGTCAAACTTATGCTTGGCTGATGCTGCAGACTATACTCTACTGCTGCCTCGGCCAAGACGACAACCCAGATAAGGTAATACCCATGAAACCGTGTAAAAGCCACGCGCCCCCACTCCAGAGCAGAGCGTCACCTCAGAGAACGAAGAGGTAGGAATGAAGGGGGAGCGGCGGACGGCTGAGCCACGCCAGGCCCGCTCATCAAGCCGCCAAGGGCGGCGGCTTTGCGGGCGGGCCCTGGAGTGCCGCCATGATATGATTATTGTAGTGCTAGACTCCCTTATGAGGATACTCCTAAGCGGGTTACGACTGGCTAGTCTACAGGGGCTGAGCTGACTCGTTGTCTAATTCTATGTTCGAATTGCAGGACCGGATTAGAATGGTATATGGTATAGGAGCCATTATTTGGACATAGTATTGTTCACTACGAATGACTGTTAATACCATTATTGTGTCTTGAAGGAGGGGGAGAGTGTGATGCGTATAGTTGATCTTACTATGACGTTGAAGACTGGCGCGCCCGTGTTCCCGGGTGATCCACTGCCAATAGTGCGTACATGGACCACTATAAGGGAGCATGGCTACTACTCGAATCTACTAGTGTTTGGCGAGCATACGGGAACCCATGTTGACGCTCCAGCACACTTCATTGAGGATGCACCTACGGTCGATGAGGTGCCAATAGAGAGGTTTATGGGCAGGGGCGTGGTAATCGATGCTTCTAGCCTTGATGGGAAGGCGCTAATTAACAAGGAGTTTATCGAGGCTGAGCTGAAGAAGCTTGGGGTTAATGTTGGGCCTGGCTGGGTGGTGTTATTTTACACTGGCCACGACGAGAAGGCTGGTAAGCCCGAGTGGTTCGAGCATCCCGGCCTTGACGAGTCCGGGGCAAGATACCTCGCAGAGAGGAACGTCAATGCCGTGGGTATTGATGCTCCTAGTATAGACCATGAACCGTTTCCTGGCCACAGAATCTTGTTGTCGAGGGGCATATTGATATATGAGAATCTTACGAACCTACGAGAGCTGCTCGGCAGGCCAGGCTTCCAGTTCATCGGGCTTGCCGCTGAAGATTCTGAGAGGCTCAGCGAGTCCGGTGCGCGCCATAGCGATACTTGAGGCATAAGCCGGGAGGCCAGGCAATGTTGTGACCTCTAAGCTATAGAATCGGGAAAGAGCCTATTCCGACGGGGGAGGCGCAGAGGAGGCGGGTAGGACCGCCCGGAAGGACTGTAAAAGATGCAAATGGGAATGATCCTTCCTAGATCACCCTATCGTTTTAGTATACGCCTATGCTGAATATTCTCTCCTCATCTGCTACTGCTGCTTCGCCGCGCGGCGCTAGAGATAGGAAGCCTAGGCTAGCAAAGACCGCGCCAGCAGCAGCAAATGCCTTCGCTATGGCGGGGGTGCCGCCTATCTTGTCTATCAGATTCTTGGCAGCCTCGTTAGCCCAGGACACACCACCCCAGTCTACGATGGCGCCACTGGCAGTCTTCGTGGCCTCGTTGACGCTGCTTGCTCCGGCCACAGCTAGGAGCCACGCGACAGCCATCAACACAGCCCCGATCTTGAGGGCGTTGTTGTTAAGCTTTATCCCCAGCATCCAGATAGCAGCAATCCCCATAACATGGTAGAGGAGCAGCAGTACGCCACCAGTACCCGCTAGGCCCTCTGCGCCACTATAGTAGCCCGTCAGTATT
This DNA window, taken from Hyperthermus butylicus DSM 5456, encodes the following:
- a CDS encoding DUF5591 domain-containing protein codes for the protein MAEAAVEYSLQHQPSISLTARPSRISFRKDSEGRFLPRHEAPLDPQLVGPQAFKHPAVAKWWTWLREEYTPQSSVAIVTPCSNVKPYTKSPVSRRIRGLLRRLGLWDSKANKPRGIEWLYFSDLLVLVPYEKAEEYPACCYEVPPEIVLENPKLHSLVTDILAKVMFNLTARGLREVVVFLPRKHMRLWDEARRKSSRWPKEILVGYHIFEVRKRLEPVLYRFLGVDTP
- a CDS encoding cyclase family protein produces the protein MRIVDLTMTLKTGAPVFPGDPLPIVRTWTTIREHGYYSNLLVFGEHTGTHVDAPAHFIEDAPTVDEVPIERFMGRGVVIDASSLDGKALINKEFIEAELKKLGVNVGPGWVVLFYTGHDEKAGKPEWFEHPGLDESGARYLAERNVNAVGIDAPSIDHEPFPGHRILLSRGILIYENLTNLRELLGRPGFQFIGLAAEDSERLSESGARHSDT